A single genomic interval of Lysobacter avium harbors:
- a CDS encoding Lrp/AsnC family transcriptional regulator: MMMTLDRIDFELVQLLRKNARLPNKELAERAGIAPSTALERVRRLRQSGVLLGYHAEIAPIAIGIGLQAMVSVRLARHSRELLDSFHAHLQQLPEVLAFYHVAGADDFLVHVGVRDSAHLRDFALASFTERHEVAHIETKLIFEFRRNVELPTGPLDAPGLA, translated from the coding sequence ATGATGATGACGCTGGATCGAATCGACTTCGAGCTGGTGCAGCTGTTGCGGAAGAACGCGCGGTTGCCCAACAAGGAACTCGCCGAGCGTGCGGGAATCGCACCGTCCACGGCGCTGGAGCGGGTGCGACGCCTGCGGCAATCCGGAGTGTTGCTGGGCTATCACGCGGAGATCGCTCCGATCGCCATCGGAATAGGACTGCAAGCGATGGTGTCGGTGCGGCTGGCCCGGCACTCACGGGAGCTGCTGGACAGCTTCCATGCCCATCTGCAGCAACTCCCGGAAGTCCTGGCCTTCTACCACGTCGCAGGCGCGGACGATTTCCTCGTCCACGTCGGCGTGCGTGACAGCGCGCATCTGCGCGACTTTGCCTTGGCCTCGTTCACCGAGCGCCACGAAGTGGCCCACATCGAGACCAAGCTCATCTTCGAGTTCAGGCGCAACGTTGAACTGCCAACCGGGCCGTTGGACGCGCCCGGCTTGGCCTAG
- a CDS encoding zinc ribbon domain-containing protein YjdM: protein MPDIPACSRCGKENTYPDGDHYVCADCGHEWPISPDASAGDATVVRDVNGNILNEGDTVTVIKDLKVKGSSIPLKQGTVIRNIRLVEDDAENIEGNSDKIKGLVLKTCFLKKA from the coding sequence ATGCCCGATATTCCAGCCTGTTCCAGGTGCGGCAAGGAAAACACCTACCCCGACGGCGATCATTACGTGTGCGCCGACTGCGGCCATGAGTGGCCGATCAGTCCCGATGCCAGTGCGGGAGACGCGACGGTGGTGCGGGACGTGAACGGCAACATCCTCAACGAAGGCGATACCGTCACCGTGATCAAGGACCTGAAGGTCAAGGGATCATCGATCCCGCTCAAGCAGGGCACGGTGATCCGCAACATCCGCCTGGTGGAGGACGATGCCGAGAACATCGAAGGCAACTCCGACAAGATCAAGGGACTGGTATTGAAGACCTGCTTCCTCAAAAAGGCCTGA
- a CDS encoding YkgJ family cysteine cluster protein: MKPGGTEVAAPEIDRSVCCQRCDAVCCRQTVLVMPEDTEVPRHMIAHTAHGLPVMAHDEDGWCVAVDPTRMNCTIYAQRPGVCRAFQMGSRDCRDVREAYFHRYDEAELPPE; this comes from the coding sequence GTGAAGCCGGGTGGCACGGAAGTCGCGGCGCCGGAGATCGATCGTTCCGTCTGCTGCCAGCGCTGCGATGCGGTGTGCTGCCGCCAGACGGTACTCGTGATGCCGGAGGACACCGAAGTTCCCCGCCACATGATCGCCCACACCGCACACGGCCTGCCGGTAATGGCACACGACGAGGACGGCTGGTGCGTTGCGGTGGATCCCACCCGGATGAACTGCACCATCTACGCCCAGCGCCCTGGCGTGTGCCGTGCATTCCAGATGGGCAGCCGCGATTGCCGGGACGTCCGCGAAGCGTATTTCCACCGCTACGACGAGGCGGAACTGCCGCCGGAGTGA
- a CDS encoding DUF4136 domain-containing protein, protein MKTATMSSLWWRALIGLTLVSLLAACSTGPRIRTDADPTADFSQYRTYGFYQPLAMEQSGYTTYLSDHIKNAVRREMDARGYRFSPDKADLLVNFQGVIREKTDVYDIPRSDIQYFYSYRARAYYAYPVWYDETRVNQYTEGTLTVDLVDAARNRLVWSGDAIGRVTQKTPQERVASADQAISAIFAKYPYRGAP, encoded by the coding sequence ATGAAAACAGCAACGATGTCCTCATTGTGGTGGCGCGCCCTGATTGGGCTGACGCTTGTTTCCCTGCTTGCCGCCTGCTCGACGGGACCGCGGATCCGCACCGACGCCGATCCGACCGCCGACTTCTCCCAGTACCGCACCTACGGGTTCTATCAGCCTCTGGCCATGGAGCAATCCGGCTACACCACCTACCTGTCGGATCACATCAAGAACGCGGTGCGCCGGGAAATGGACGCGCGGGGATATCGGTTCAGCCCCGACAAGGCCGATCTGCTGGTCAACTTCCAGGGCGTGATCCGGGAAAAAACGGATGTCTACGACATTCCGCGCTCGGACATCCAGTACTTCTACAGCTACCGGGCCCGTGCCTACTACGCCTATCCGGTCTGGTATGACGAGACCCGCGTGAACCAGTACACGGAAGGCACGCTGACCGTGGATCTGGTCGACGCGGCCCGCAACCGGCTGGTATGGAGCGGCGACGCGATCGGTCGGGTGACCCAGAAGACCCCGCAGGAACGCGTGGCCTCCGCGGATCAGGCGATCAGTGCCATTTTTGCCAAGTATCCGTACCGCGGCGCGCCCTGA
- a CDS encoding class I SAM-dependent methyltransferase: MPGYLTRHQRIRLGELDYTIRSLSDKQQFADPDGRAERLGISSAQWSLFGQVWPAGQLLANAMATFDIEGKRILEIGCGLGLASLVLQRRGADVIASDMHPLAEPFLAYNSALNHLPSVPYRKLQWGVPLPTLGLFDLLIGADVLYEREHAELIAALVDRHALPEAELLFCDPGRGHSGAFTRALALQGFEVSESRGALDEDEGGTLRGRLLHFRRRATSGVQ; this comes from the coding sequence ATGCCCGGCTATCTCACGCGCCACCAGCGCATCCGCCTCGGCGAGCTCGACTACACGATCCGCTCGCTCAGCGACAAACAGCAGTTTGCCGACCCCGATGGGCGCGCCGAACGGCTGGGGATCTCATCGGCCCAATGGTCCTTGTTCGGGCAGGTTTGGCCCGCCGGTCAACTGCTCGCCAACGCGATGGCGACCTTCGATATAGAAGGAAAGCGGATCCTGGAAATCGGTTGCGGGCTGGGACTCGCCAGCCTGGTTCTGCAGCGTCGCGGTGCGGACGTGATCGCCAGCGACATGCACCCGCTCGCCGAGCCGTTCCTCGCCTACAACAGTGCACTCAACCACCTTCCCAGCGTGCCGTACCGCAAGCTGCAATGGGGCGTGCCGCTGCCGACACTCGGCCTTTTCGATCTACTGATCGGAGCCGACGTCCTGTACGAGCGCGAGCACGCCGAACTGATCGCCGCGCTGGTAGACCGCCATGCCCTGCCCGAGGCGGAGTTGCTGTTCTGCGACCCGGGACGGGGCCACAGCGGGGCTTTCACCCGCGCACTTGCGCTGCAGGGTTTCGAGGTCAGCGAATCACGCGGCGCGCTGGATGAGGACGAGGGCGGGACATTGCGCGGCCGGCTGCTGCATTTCCGCCGCCGGGCCACATCGGGGGTCCAGTGA
- a CDS encoding M48 metallopeptidase family protein: MPELKYLAGYDAHLLDQVRAMIHSDRLGPWLRERYEQPHDVRNDGALYQYVVGLKDRHMRKAPPLDKVVFDNRLQVVRHALGTHTSISRVQGARLKASREIRIAGVFRDAPQPFLRMIVVHELAHLRESAHNRAFYQLCAHMEPDYHQLEFDMRLYLTQLEIDRRKQLPPIADP; the protein is encoded by the coding sequence ATGCCCGAGCTGAAGTACCTCGCCGGTTACGACGCCCATCTGCTGGATCAGGTTCGCGCGATGATTCACTCCGATCGGCTGGGCCCCTGGCTGCGTGAGCGCTACGAGCAGCCTCACGATGTGCGCAACGACGGCGCCTTGTACCAGTACGTTGTCGGGCTCAAGGATCGGCACATGCGCAAGGCGCCTCCGCTGGACAAGGTGGTGTTCGACAACCGCCTGCAGGTCGTGCGGCATGCGCTGGGCACCCACACATCGATCTCACGTGTTCAGGGTGCCCGCCTCAAGGCGAGCCGTGAGATACGGATTGCAGGGGTTTTCCGCGACGCACCCCAGCCGTTTCTCCGGATGATTGTCGTCCACGAGCTGGCCCACCTGCGGGAGTCGGCGCACAACAGGGCGTTCTACCAGCTCTGCGCGCACATGGAACCGGACTACCACCAGTTGGAGTTCGACATGCGGCTGTACTTGACCCAGCTGGAGATCGATCGGCGCAAGCAGTTGCCTCCGATCGCCGATCCGTAG
- a CDS encoding baeRF3 domain-containing protein, whose amino-acid sequence MMHSLIDDFTGNLFQDPVGPCISLYQPTHRSHPDNGQDPIRFGNLVKKAEASWKERYPDKDPAPLLANLRKLGEERNFWNHTLDGLAVLVSPDIFRVYRLQRAVPELVNVGDSFHIKPLLRMVQSADRYQVLAINRHSASLFVGNRDALDPFDAGDDFPDTLESVLGDDPLRQRPASWSRGAAATIAGVNDGQIERSKLVDADTEQFFRAVDRAVAEQFSRPSRLPLMLAALPEHQAVFRKLSHNAYLLPQGIDTHPDALGMDELRERAWRVMEPKYLERLAGLVDMYHAARARWLANDDVAQVGRSAFSGRVSTLLVEADRQVNGTMDPESGAVDFAAEGGIGEDLLDDIAEKVIANGGQVVVVPKGRMPSETGLAAIYRF is encoded by the coding sequence ATGATGCATTCACTTATCGACGACTTCACCGGAAACCTTTTCCAGGATCCGGTCGGCCCGTGCATTTCGCTGTATCAGCCGACCCATCGCAGCCATCCGGACAACGGCCAGGACCCTATCCGTTTCGGCAACCTGGTCAAGAAGGCGGAGGCGTCGTGGAAGGAACGTTATCCGGACAAGGATCCGGCGCCGCTGCTGGCCAACCTGCGCAAGCTGGGCGAGGAGCGCAACTTCTGGAACCACACCCTGGACGGCCTGGCGGTGCTGGTCTCGCCGGATATTTTCCGCGTCTACCGCCTGCAGCGCGCCGTGCCCGAGCTGGTCAATGTCGGCGACAGTTTCCACATCAAGCCGCTGCTGCGGATGGTGCAGTCCGCGGATCGTTACCAGGTTCTCGCGATCAACCGTCACAGCGCCAGTTTGTTCGTCGGCAACCGCGATGCGCTTGATCCGTTCGACGCCGGCGACGACTTTCCCGACACCCTGGAATCGGTACTCGGCGACGACCCGTTGCGACAGCGTCCGGCCTCGTGGTCGCGCGGAGCCGCGGCCACCATCGCCGGTGTCAACGACGGCCAGATCGAGCGCAGCAAGTTGGTGGACGCCGATACCGAACAGTTCTTCCGTGCGGTGGATCGCGCGGTAGCCGAGCAGTTCTCGCGCCCGTCGCGGTTGCCGCTGATGCTGGCCGCGTTGCCAGAGCACCAGGCGGTGTTTCGCAAGCTGAGCCACAACGCCTACCTCCTGCCTCAGGGCATCGACACCCATCCCGATGCACTGGGCATGGATGAGTTGCGCGAGCGTGCGTGGCGCGTCATGGAGCCGAAATACCTGGAGCGTCTGGCCGGGTTGGTCGATATGTACCACGCGGCGCGCGCACGTTGGCTTGCCAACGACGATGTCGCCCAGGTCGGTCGCAGTGCGTTTTCCGGCCGCGTGTCCACGTTGCTGGTGGAGGCCGACCGCCAGGTCAACGGCACCATGGACCCCGAGAGCGGTGCCGTGGACTTCGCTGCCGAGGGAGGCATTGGCGAGGATCTGCTGGACGACATCGCCGAGAAGGTGATCGCCAACGGCGGCCAGGTGGTCGTGGTTCCCAAGGGCCGGATGCCCAGCGAGACCGGACTCGCGGCCATCTATCGGTTCTAG
- a CDS encoding lipoate--protein ligase family protein: MSRTEWHEHDWQLIHTEAQSPAMHMALDEVLTNEVSAGRRRPTLRVWEWADPAVVIGRFQSLRNEVDSAAATGHGIQVVRRISGGGAMFIEPGNTITYSICGPLSLVEGLSFQQSYELMDRWVIEALGELGVAASYQPLNDITSPAGKIAGAAQARKGNAVLHHVTMAYDIDTNKMLEVLRIGREKLSDKGTASAAKRVDPLRSQTGLPRGDVIERMISTFRRNHGLRDDHLTPDELGQAMQLANDKFQTPEWTAVVP; this comes from the coding sequence ATGAGCCGGACCGAATGGCACGAGCACGACTGGCAACTGATCCACACCGAAGCACAGTCGCCGGCGATGCACATGGCGCTGGACGAAGTGTTGACCAATGAGGTGTCCGCCGGTCGGCGCCGCCCCACCTTGCGGGTGTGGGAATGGGCCGATCCCGCGGTCGTCATCGGCCGCTTCCAGTCCCTGCGCAATGAGGTCGACAGCGCCGCGGCTACTGGTCACGGCATCCAGGTGGTGCGGCGTATCAGCGGCGGCGGCGCGATGTTCATCGAGCCGGGCAACACCATCACCTACTCCATCTGCGGCCCGCTCTCGCTGGTCGAGGGCTTGTCGTTCCAGCAGTCCTATGAGTTGATGGACCGCTGGGTGATCGAGGCGCTGGGCGAACTAGGCGTAGCGGCGAGCTACCAGCCCCTCAACGACATCACCTCCCCGGCCGGCAAGATCGCGGGGGCCGCGCAGGCGCGCAAGGGCAACGCCGTGCTCCACCACGTGACCATGGCCTACGACATCGACACCAACAAAATGCTGGAGGTGTTGCGGATCGGGCGCGAGAAGCTCTCCGACAAGGGCACCGCGAGCGCAGCCAAGAGGGTCGACCCCCTGCGCAGCCAGACCGGATTGCCGCGCGGGGACGTCATCGAGCGCATGATCTCCACCTTCCGCCGCAACCACGGCCTGCGTGACGACCACCTCACCCCGGATGAACTGGGCCAGGCGATGCAACTGGCAAACGACAAGTTCCAAACCCCGGAGTGGACCGCGGTGGTTCCCTGA
- a CDS encoding biotin--protein ligase yields the protein MSKHGEYKEPGGKLVVVDLAVSDGLLTEVRVSGDFFLEPDSALDVINTALSGTRADAGVDAWTTTVHTALGDGTSLYGISPKGVAIAVDRALNGERTP from the coding sequence ATGTCCAAACACGGCGAGTACAAGGAGCCCGGCGGGAAGCTGGTGGTGGTCGACCTGGCGGTTTCGGACGGATTGCTGACGGAAGTTCGCGTGAGCGGCGACTTCTTCCTGGAGCCCGATTCTGCGCTGGACGTGATCAACACCGCCCTGTCCGGCACCCGCGCCGACGCCGGCGTTGATGCCTGGACAACGACCGTCCATACCGCTTTGGGCGATGGCACCTCGCTGTACGGCATCAGCCCGAAGGGCGTCGCCATCGCAGTGGATCGCGCGCTCAACGGGGAGCGCACGCCATGA
- a CDS encoding trans-sulfuration enzyme family protein, translated as MPHLDTLSVHAGREEFGRLGVHAPPIDLSTTYPVPDLAAGTASFDALVAGDASAANPIYARLHNPTVARVEAALAQLEGSGACVAFGSGMAALTALLMAVRQKGGHVLVVRPLYGTSDHLLASGMAGLEAEFVDAGEIGSHLRRDTALVMIETPANPTLDLVDIRAVVAAAGHVPVAVDSTFATPVLQNPMAMGATYVLHSATKFLGGHGDVIAGVVCCSEENAKPLRQVRAVTGALLHPLAAYLLHRGLPTLALRVERAQHNAGVLAQRLSQHPAVAKVFYPGMGAVANDHLVATQMRGPGALLAFDLHGGHSAAATVMKSVRLLTPAVSLGSVDSLIQHPAGLTHRVLDEATRQATGITAGLLRVSAGIEHVDDLWADLAQALDQVR; from the coding sequence ATGCCCCACCTCGACACCCTCTCCGTACACGCCGGCCGCGAGGAATTCGGCCGCTTGGGCGTGCACGCACCGCCCATCGATCTTTCCACCACCTATCCGGTGCCCGACCTCGCGGCCGGCACCGCGAGTTTCGACGCGCTGGTGGCCGGAGACGCCAGCGCCGCCAATCCGATCTATGCCCGCCTGCACAACCCCACCGTGGCGCGGGTGGAAGCCGCGTTGGCACAGCTGGAGGGAAGCGGGGCCTGCGTTGCCTTCGGGTCGGGCATGGCTGCGTTGACTGCCCTGCTGATGGCAGTCCGCCAGAAGGGCGGACATGTGCTGGTGGTGCGTCCCTTGTACGGGACGTCCGATCACCTGCTCGCCAGCGGGATGGCCGGGCTGGAGGCGGAGTTTGTCGACGCGGGCGAGATCGGCTCGCACCTGCGTCGAGATACAGCCTTGGTCATGATCGAAACCCCGGCCAACCCGACCCTGGACCTGGTCGATATCCGCGCCGTGGTGGCGGCCGCCGGCCATGTGCCGGTGGCCGTGGATTCCACGTTTGCCACTCCGGTCCTGCAAAATCCCATGGCCATGGGCGCCACGTACGTGTTGCACAGCGCGACCAAATTCCTTGGCGGCCACGGCGACGTGATTGCCGGCGTGGTGTGTTGCAGCGAGGAAAACGCAAAGCCGCTGCGCCAGGTCCGCGCGGTTACCGGGGCGCTCCTTCACCCGCTGGCTGCGTACCTGCTGCATCGGGGTCTGCCGACGCTGGCGTTGCGGGTGGAACGCGCCCAGCACAACGCAGGGGTACTGGCGCAGCGCCTCTCGCAACATCCGGCCGTCGCGAAGGTGTTCTATCCCGGCATGGGCGCGGTCGCGAACGATCACCTGGTTGCAACCCAGATGCGCGGCCCCGGCGCGCTGCTCGCGTTCGATCTGCACGGCGGTCATTCGGCGGCGGCCACGGTGATGAAGTCGGTGCGCCTGCTCACCCCCGCGGTCAGTCTGGGGTCGGTGGACAGCCTCATCCAGCATCCCGCCGGGCTCACCCACCGTGTCCTTGACGAGGCCACCCGTCAGGCGACGGGCATCACTGCAGGCCTGTTGCGGGTGTCGGCGGGCATCGAGCATGTCGATGACTTGTGGGCAGACCTGGCGCAGGCGCTGGATCAAGTGCGGTGA
- a CDS encoding ABC1 kinase family protein codes for MWEGLSATRDLGRVYEIASILIRYGFGDMVGRLGLAPVLARAGRVLPLGHMEELVALPTPVRVRQALEEMGPSFVKLGQVLATRVDLFPPEWITEFGKLQNQAPEVPYELIRQQMLEDLGASPEAVFAWLDRTPLAAASIAQVHRARLHDGTEVVVKVRRPGIKPVVEADMRLLQRAAQAMEARFEELRQFQPSAMVRQFKVSLGRELDLAAECRHAERIAASFAGSDEIVVPAVHWQYTGPRMNVQDFVDGVSLSNMAAVDAAGLDRKLIARRGANAVLKMMFEDGFFHADPHPGNVFVLPGNRIALIDYGMVGRLSDARRNQVVGLLDALVMRDAARVTDVMLEWATQPNADESQMALDVDALVDQYHGVALGQLNLATMLIDVTVLLRANRLALPADLALMIKVFVTLEGLGRSLDPDFDMASEAAPFLRRAMLQRYRPATVLRDGIRTLADTAEIMSVLPRDIRRLLRSARRGNIKLHVDIDHLEDFGTQLNHSANRLTVGVVLAALIIGSSITLTVGGGPTLLGLPAFGLLGFVGAAIAGAWLVVSIWRSGGGR; via the coding sequence TTGTGGGAAGGACTCAGCGCTACCAGAGACCTGGGGCGGGTGTACGAGATCGCCTCGATACTGATCCGCTACGGATTCGGCGACATGGTCGGACGACTCGGACTGGCTCCCGTGCTGGCCAGGGCGGGGCGGGTGCTGCCGCTGGGCCACATGGAGGAACTGGTTGCGCTGCCCACGCCGGTGCGGGTGCGCCAGGCGCTGGAGGAAATGGGGCCGAGCTTCGTCAAGCTGGGCCAGGTGCTGGCGACGCGCGTGGACCTGTTCCCACCCGAGTGGATCACCGAGTTCGGCAAGCTGCAGAACCAGGCACCGGAAGTGCCGTACGAGCTCATCCGCCAGCAGATGCTGGAGGACCTGGGCGCGTCGCCCGAGGCCGTGTTCGCATGGCTGGACCGGACGCCGTTGGCTGCCGCATCGATTGCACAGGTCCATCGCGCGCGCCTGCACGACGGCACGGAAGTCGTGGTCAAGGTGCGCCGCCCCGGCATCAAGCCGGTCGTGGAAGCGGACATGCGCCTGTTGCAGCGCGCGGCGCAGGCGATGGAAGCGCGCTTCGAGGAACTGCGCCAGTTCCAGCCCAGCGCGATGGTCCGCCAGTTCAAGGTATCGCTGGGCCGTGAGCTCGACCTGGCGGCAGAGTGCCGTCACGCCGAGCGCATCGCCGCCAGCTTCGCCGGGTCCGATGAAATCGTGGTTCCCGCGGTGCATTGGCAGTACACGGGTCCGCGCATGAACGTGCAGGACTTTGTCGACGGCGTGTCGCTGTCGAACATGGCGGCGGTCGATGCAGCCGGGCTGGACCGTAAGCTGATTGCCCGGCGCGGCGCGAACGCGGTGTTGAAGATGATGTTCGAGGACGGCTTTTTCCACGCCGACCCTCACCCGGGGAATGTGTTTGTGCTGCCCGGCAATCGCATCGCGTTGATTGACTACGGCATGGTGGGGCGCCTGTCGGATGCCCGTCGCAACCAGGTGGTCGGGCTGCTGGATGCACTGGTGATGCGCGACGCCGCGCGCGTCACCGACGTGATGCTGGAGTGGGCGACCCAGCCCAACGCGGACGAGTCGCAGATGGCGCTGGACGTGGACGCGCTGGTGGACCAGTACCACGGCGTGGCGCTGGGCCAGCTCAACCTGGCGACGATGCTGATCGACGTGACCGTCCTGCTGCGCGCCAACCGGCTGGCACTGCCGGCCGACCTGGCGCTGATGATCAAGGTGTTCGTGACCCTGGAAGGTCTCGGCCGCAGTCTGGATCCGGATTTCGACATGGCCAGCGAGGCGGCGCCCTTCCTGCGCCGGGCCATGCTGCAGCGCTACCGTCCGGCGACCGTGCTGCGCGACGGCATTCGGACCCTCGCCGACACCGCTGAAATCATGTCGGTTTTGCCACGCGACATCCGCCGGCTGCTGCGTTCCGCGCGACGCGGCAACATCAAGCTGCACGTGGATATCGACCATCTGGAGGACTTCGGCACGCAACTGAACCACTCGGCGAACCGGTTGACGGTCGGCGTCGTATTGGCCGCGCTGATCATCGGATCATCGATAACGCTGACGGTGGGCGGAGGGCCCACGCTGCTGGGTCTGCCCGCCTTTGGACTGCTGGGCTTCGTGGGCGCCGCCATTGCCGGCGCCTGGCTGGTGGTGTCAATCTGGCGCAGCGGGGGCGGCAGGTAG
- the trhA gene encoding PAQR family membrane homeostasis protein TrhA — protein sequence MRASSPTDSSSTSPPVPASEEFANALTHGLGATAALAGGAVLITLAAMWGDAWQLASAIVFGACLLLLYIASTLYHAARHPVAKARLKVLDHCAIYLLIAGTYTPFTLIGLRGPWGWWLFGVIWTLAAAGVVFKLFLTGRYKRLSTMIYIAMGWLVLVAIKPMWGALDGWTLGWLLAGGIFYTAGTVFYHRPALKYSHAIWHMFVLAGSLCHYIAVVAHII from the coding sequence ATGCGTGCAAGCTCACCCACCGACTCTTCTTCCACGTCGCCGCCGGTGCCGGCATCCGAGGAGTTTGCCAACGCGCTGACCCACGGGCTTGGCGCGACTGCCGCGCTTGCCGGCGGCGCCGTCCTCATCACCCTGGCTGCGATGTGGGGAGATGCATGGCAGCTGGCGAGCGCGATCGTGTTCGGTGCGTGCCTGCTGCTCCTCTACATCGCCTCGACCCTTTATCACGCGGCGCGCCACCCGGTGGCGAAGGCCAGGCTGAAGGTGCTCGATCACTGCGCGATCTACCTGCTGATCGCCGGCACCTACACACCGTTCACTCTGATCGGCCTGCGCGGTCCATGGGGCTGGTGGCTTTTTGGGGTGATCTGGACCCTGGCAGCAGCGGGTGTGGTGTTCAAGCTGTTCCTCACCGGCCGCTACAAGCGACTGTCCACGATGATCTACATCGCGATGGGCTGGCTGGTGCTGGTGGCGATCAAACCGATGTGGGGCGCGCTGGATGGCTGGACGCTGGGCTGGCTGCTGGCGGGCGGCATTTTCTACACCGCCGGCACCGTTTTCTACCACCGGCCGGCGCTGAAATACTCGCATGCGATATGGCACATGTTTGTCCTCGCAGGCAGCCTGTGCCACTACATCGCGGTAGTGGCGCACATCATCTGA
- the sstT gene encoding serine/threonine transporter SstT: MTEPSPPDNRLPPSLPGKASQGLLARWTQTSLVLRIVIGLIAGTLLALLAPSAAMAVGLLGTVFVSALKAVAPILVLVLVAASIANHRQGQKTHIRPILVLYLVGTLAAALVAVAASFMFPVTLHLGVAGAGDLSPPGGIGEVLRNLLLQLVDNPIHALQAGNYIGILAWAVGLGVALRYSADSTRTALADLSDAVTRLVRAVIQLAPIGIFGLVAETIAATGLSTLLDYAQLLAVLLGCMLFVSLVANPLIVALVIRSNPYPLVLRCLRESGITAFFTRSSAANIPINMELCRKMGLHRETYAVSIPIGATINMAGAAITITVLTLAAVHTLGIPVDMPTALLLSVVAAVAACGASGVPGGSLLLIPLAAGLFGISDDLAMRVVAIGFIVGVVQDSAETALNSSTDVLFTAAACKRAEARAGR, from the coding sequence ATGACCGAACCCAGCCCTCCCGACAACCGTCTGCCACCGTCGCTCCCCGGAAAGGCGTCTCAAGGCCTGCTGGCTCGGTGGACCCAAACCAGTCTGGTGCTGCGGATCGTGATCGGACTGATCGCCGGCACGCTGCTTGCGCTGCTTGCGCCCTCGGCGGCGATGGCGGTCGGCCTGCTGGGCACCGTGTTCGTCTCGGCACTCAAAGCGGTCGCGCCGATTCTGGTGCTGGTGCTGGTGGCCGCGTCCATCGCCAACCACCGCCAGGGCCAGAAGACCCATATCCGTCCCATCCTGGTGCTGTACCTGGTCGGCACGCTCGCTGCCGCGTTGGTCGCGGTGGCAGCCAGCTTCATGTTCCCTGTAACGCTGCACCTGGGCGTCGCCGGTGCAGGCGATTTGAGCCCTCCGGGCGGTATCGGCGAGGTGTTGCGCAACCTCCTGCTGCAGCTCGTAGACAATCCGATCCACGCGCTGCAGGCGGGCAATTACATCGGCATCCTGGCCTGGGCCGTCGGCCTTGGCGTCGCGCTGCGCTACTCTGCCGACAGCACCCGCACGGCTCTTGCGGACCTGTCGGATGCAGTGACGCGGCTGGTCCGCGCCGTCATCCAGCTGGCGCCAATAGGGATCTTCGGCCTGGTCGCCGAGACGATTGCCGCCACGGGACTGTCGACATTGCTTGATTACGCGCAGCTGTTGGCCGTGCTGCTGGGATGCATGCTGTTTGTTTCCCTGGTAGCCAACCCACTGATCGTGGCCCTGGTCATCCGCAGCAATCCTTATCCTCTGGTCCTGCGCTGCCTGCGCGAGAGCGGAATTACCGCGTTCTTCACCCGCAGCTCGGCGGCAAACATTCCGATCAACATGGAGCTGTGCCGGAAGATGGGCCTGCATCGCGAAACCTATGCGGTCTCGATCCCGATCGGGGCGACCATCAACATGGCCGGCGCGGCGATCACCATCACCGTGCTGACGCTGGCAGCGGTGCACACCCTGGGAATCCCGGTGGACATGCCGACCGCGCTGCTGCTCAGCGTGGTCGCCGCGGTCGCGGCGTGCGGAGCCTCAGGTGTACCGGGCGGCTCGCTGCTCCTGATCCCGCTTGCCGCCGGACTGTTCGGCATATCCGACGACCTCGCCATGCGCGTCGTCGCGATCGGATTCATTGTCGGCGTGGTGCAGGACTCGGCCGAGACCGCGCTGAACTCCTCCACCGATGTCCTGTTTACCGCGGCCGCCTGCAAGCGGGCGGAGGCCCGCGCAGGCCGCTGA